The DNA region ATCACGGCGCAGGAGGCCGCGGCGCTGGTGAAGGCCGGCGACACGCTGCTGGTCGGGGGCTTCGGCATGACCGGCAACCCGGTCCACCTGGTCCACGCCCTGGCCGAGACCGGCACCGGCGACCTCACCTTCGTGGGCAACAACGTGGGCGAGGCCGGCCTGAGTGGGGGCCGCCTGCTGCGAAACGGGCAGCTGCGCCGGGCCGTCGGCTCCTTCTTCACCAGCAACCGCGAAGCGGTTGCCGCCGCCCAGAACGGCACGCTGGAGGTCCAGCTGCTGCCCCAGGGCACGCTGGCCGAGGCGCTGCGGGCGGGGGGTGCGGGGCTTGGCGGCTTCTACACCCCCACCGCCGCCGGAACGGTGATTGCCGGGGACGCCGACATGCGGGTGTTGAACGGACGCGAGATGGTCTTCGTGCCCGCGCTGCGCGGGCACGTGGCCTTTATTCGCGCCTGGCGGGCCGACCGGGCGGGCAATCTCCAGTACCGCCTCACCGAGCAGAACTTCAACCGCGCCATGGCGACCGCCGCCGACCTGGTCGTGGCCGAGGTCGAGGAACTCGTGGAGGTCGGCGAGCTGGACCCCGCCCACGTCCACACCCCGGGGCTGTACGTGGATTATCTGGTCCAGGCCAGCCTCACGCCCGCAGACCTGGGCAGCTCCGCCGACGTGAAGGGGGGGGCCAAGAAGGTGGACGAGGCGCGTGTGCACATGGCCCGCCGCGCCCTGCGGGAACTGCGCCCCGGCGACGTGGTGAACCTCGGCATCGGCATTCCCACGCTGGTCGCGGACCTGATCACCCCCGAGCACGGGGTGAACCTGCACACCGAGAACGGGATGCTGGGCGTCGGTCCTGCCCCGGAGGACGGGGGCGCGATGGACTACCCGGTGAACGCGGGCAAGGTGCCGGTCACGGCGCTGCCGGGGGCGAGCTACTTCGACTCGGCCGACTCCTTCGGGATGATTCGCGGCGGCCACGTGGACGTGGCCGTGATGGGCGGGCTTCAGGTGGACGAGGCCGGAAACCTGGCGAACTGGGCGGTGCCGGGGAGGCCGCTGCTGGGGGTGGGTGGCGCGATGGACCTGGCGAGCGGGGCCAGGAGGTTGATTGTCACCATGACGCACACCGACCCCGACGGCACTCCCAAGCTGGTCCCCACCTGCACCCTGCCCCTGACCGCACGGGGCAACGTGAGCATGGTCATCACCGATAAAGCCGTCTTCGAGTTCCTGGACGGCCAACTCACCCTCACCGAACTGCTGCCCGGCACCACCCTGGAGGAGGTCCGCGCCACCAC from Deinococcus carri includes:
- a CDS encoding 3-oxoacid CoA-transferase subunit B is translated as MMTVPVITAQEAAALVKAGDTLLVGGFGMTGNPVHLVHALAETGTGDLTFVGNNVGEAGLSGGRLLRNGQLRRAVGSFFTSNREAVAAAQNGTLEVQLLPQGTLAEALRAGGAGLGGFYTPTAAGTVIAGDADMRVLNGREMVFVPALRGHVAFIRAWRADRAGNLQYRLTEQNFNRAMATAADLVVAEVEELVEVGELDPAHVHTPGLYVDYLVQASLTPADLGSSADVKGGAKKVDEARVHMARRALRELRPGDVVNLGIGIPTLVADLITPEHGVNLHTENGMLGVGPAPEDGGAMDYPVNAGKVPVTALPGASYFDSADSFGMIRGGHVDVAVMGGLQVDEAGNLANWAVPGRPLLGVGGAMDLASGARRLIVTMTHTDPDGTPKLVPTCTLPLTARGNVSMVITDKAVFEFLDGQLTLTELLPGTTLEEVRATT